In Mobula hypostoma chromosome 11, sMobHyp1.1, whole genome shotgun sequence, the following are encoded in one genomic region:
- the LOC134354036 gene encoding cold shock domain-containing protein C2-like, which produces MSSEQSETSPSQPPHLPRAQVSPPLLYCRDSPKTWERNNSLLGDLPSPLPTKRTRTYSASARATLGPISKGKCKCFSRSQGHGFITPSDGKEDIFVHISDIEGEYVPVEGDEVTYKVCAVPPKNIKFQAVEVVITHLAPGTKHETWSGQIIDS; this is translated from the exons ATGTCGTCAGAGCAGAGCGAGACATCACCCTCACAGCCACCTCACTTGCCTCGAGCACAggtgtcccctcctttactctacTGCCGTGACAGTCCCAAAACTTGGGAGCGCAACAACTCTCTCCTGGGGGACCTGCCCAGTCCTCTCCCCACCAAACGCACCCGTACCTACTCTGC CTCCGCCCGGGCAACTCTTGGCCCCATCTCCAAGGGCAAGTGCAAGTGCTTCTCCAGGTCACAGGGTCACGGGTTCATCACCCCCTCGGATGGGAAGGAGGATATCTTTGTGCACATCTCTGA CATCGAGGGGGAGTACGTGCCGGTGGAAGGAGATGAAGTCACGTACAAGGTGTGCGCCGTCCCGCCCAAGAACATAAAGTTCCAGGCCGTCGAGGTGGTCATCACCCACCTGGCCCCGGGAACCAAGCACGAGACCTGGTCTGGGCAGATCATCGACTCCTGA